The Streptomyces sp. NBC_00162 genome window below encodes:
- a CDS encoding DUF2975 domain-containing protein has translation MGKLTVGALRAVLVVVLAGTVFVQAGMVWALFNDPEDGSLPLTPLRVLTMLGMVSVQVALVCVWRLVTMVRRGTVFSHASFRYVDVVIGAIVAAALVWFAVTAVNAPGQREDPGVTVIMGGVGVAILGVALFVLVLRTLLAQAVARDVEASQMQAELDEVI, from the coding sequence ATGGGAAAGCTGACAGTGGGTGCGCTGCGTGCCGTGCTCGTGGTGGTGCTCGCCGGCACCGTGTTCGTGCAGGCAGGGATGGTGTGGGCGTTGTTCAACGACCCGGAGGACGGGTCGCTTCCGCTGACCCCGCTGCGCGTGCTCACGATGCTGGGCATGGTGTCGGTCCAGGTCGCCCTGGTCTGCGTGTGGCGGCTGGTGACGATGGTGCGGCGCGGAACCGTGTTCTCCCACGCTTCCTTCCGGTACGTGGACGTAGTGATCGGCGCGATCGTGGCGGCTGCCCTCGTGTGGTTCGCGGTCACGGCCGTCAATGCACCGGGCCAGCGGGAGGACCCGGGTGTCACCGTCATCATGGGCGGGGTCGGCGTGGCCATCCTGGGGGTCGCGCTCTTCGTGCTCGTACTGCGGACGCTGCTCGCCCAGGCCGTCGCGCGTGACGTCGAAGCGTCGCAGATGCAGGCCGAGTTGGACGAGGTGATCTGA
- a CDS encoding helix-turn-helix domain-containing protein translates to MPIAVDIDVMLARRKMSVGELADRVGITPANLAVLKNGRAKAVRFATLAALCEVLSCQPGDLLRWEAEEAEDTAGAAGG, encoded by the coding sequence ATGCCGATCGCCGTCGACATCGACGTGATGCTGGCCAGGCGGAAGATGTCCGTGGGCGAGCTCGCGGACCGCGTAGGGATCACTCCCGCCAACCTGGCGGTACTCAAGAACGGCCGCGCCAAGGCGGTGCGCTTTGCGACGCTCGCCGCGCTCTGCGAGGTGCTCAGCTGCCAGCCGGGCGACCTGCTGCGCTGGGAGGCCGAGGAGGCCGAGGACACCGCGGGCGCCGCGGGCGGATGA
- a CDS encoding LysR family transcriptional regulator, whose translation MDLDTVRTFVAAADTGQFQEAATELAVTQQAVSKRIASLERNLGVRLFTRTARGAELTIDGQAFLPHARELLRVAERAVASVRPGRRPLRVDVIASRVAPSGLMRGFHRAHPDIDLDVVMLFDIETAVAALRSGSIDASFRAVAVPGRPLPQDIESIRVLDEPLQLLTGPAHALARARSVPLAQLAGHRIWMPGIVPGTEWTAYYDDLVAEFGLTIEATGPNFGSDALLDTIADTPALATFMGEHTRLVWPAGHGLRRIPVTDPTPVYPHSLLWHRDNPHPALDTLRTHLATTAAGHAVAGTWTPDWVLPR comes from the coding sequence ATGGACCTCGACACCGTCCGGACCTTCGTCGCCGCCGCCGACACGGGGCAGTTCCAGGAAGCCGCCACCGAGCTGGCGGTCACCCAGCAGGCCGTCTCCAAACGCATCGCCTCGCTGGAGCGCAACCTCGGCGTACGGCTGTTCACCCGCACCGCGCGCGGCGCCGAACTCACCATCGACGGGCAGGCGTTCCTGCCCCACGCACGCGAGCTGCTGCGCGTCGCCGAGCGCGCGGTCGCGTCCGTGCGCCCCGGCCGCCGTCCGCTGCGCGTCGACGTGATCGCCTCGCGCGTCGCACCGTCGGGCCTGATGCGCGGCTTCCACCGCGCACACCCCGACATCGACCTCGACGTGGTGATGCTTTTCGACATCGAGACGGCCGTCGCCGCCCTCCGGTCCGGTTCCATCGACGCATCCTTCCGCGCCGTCGCCGTGCCCGGCCGGCCCCTTCCCCAGGACATCGAGTCCATCCGGGTGCTCGACGAGCCCCTCCAGCTCCTCACCGGCCCAGCCCACGCGCTGGCGCGTGCCCGGTCGGTGCCACTCGCTCAGCTCGCCGGACACCGGATCTGGATGCCCGGCATCGTCCCCGGTACCGAGTGGACCGCCTACTACGACGACCTCGTCGCCGAGTTCGGCCTCACCATCGAGGCGACCGGCCCCAACTTCGGCTCCGACGCACTCCTCGACACCATCGCCGACACCCCGGCCCTGGCCACCTTCATGGGCGAGCACACACGCCTCGTCTGGCCCGCCGGCCACGGCCTGCGCCGCATCCCGGTGACCGACCCGACGCCCGTCTACCCGCACTCGCTCCTCTGGCACCGCGACAACCCCCACCCGGCGCTGGACACCCTCCGCACCCACCTCGCCACCACAGCGGCCGGCCACGCCGTCGCCGGGACATGGACGCCGGACTGGGTGCTTCCGCGCTAA
- a CDS encoding Dyp-type peroxidase — protein sequence MSTLQDGIYHAPGRRPPGHLALVFLRADPAADSTAVDGALREVTGMLGDLAEGRVGELPGHPVPTGDLEFLLGFGPKAFEVPGARVTCPAALGPRFRFRSPLPTGGGPVLVGAGLPYASDIVHNDATEEFCLQLTAGTQLAVSRAVVELWKLLGGRRDSRTRMAPLEIAGIHTGFQRDDMRSWIGFHDGVSNLESSDREGVISIGDAEAGSDAWTVGGTYLVFLRLAVDLDQWHHLPRAQQELLVGRDKLTGAPLTGTDPEGLPVPAAGCPVAGTTEVTQAGNKDFIEPGPTDDPVLLATHVRRVNLSGGDAPDLAGSLRMFRQGHEFFEPVAAAPGFRVGLNFISFQDRPDRVLRVLTQRGWLGGVNFGGQPDQDGPAGRLLTVRAGGTYLVPPVRDAAPYPGAEVFG from the coding sequence ATGAGCACCCTCCAGGACGGGATCTACCACGCCCCCGGCCGCCGCCCGCCCGGGCACCTCGCGCTGGTGTTCCTGCGCGCCGACCCCGCGGCGGACTCCACCGCCGTGGACGGCGCGCTGCGCGAGGTGACCGGGATGCTGGGCGACCTCGCCGAAGGGCGCGTCGGCGAGCTGCCCGGCCACCCGGTCCCGACCGGTGACCTGGAGTTCCTCCTCGGCTTCGGACCCAAGGCCTTCGAGGTCCCCGGCGCCCGCGTCACCTGCCCCGCCGCGCTCGGCCCGCGCTTTCGCTTCCGCTCCCCGCTGCCCACCGGCGGCGGCCCCGTGCTCGTCGGCGCGGGCCTTCCGTACGCCTCGGACATCGTCCACAACGACGCCACCGAGGAGTTCTGCCTCCAGCTCACCGCCGGGACCCAGCTCGCGGTCTCCCGCGCGGTCGTGGAACTGTGGAAGCTGCTCGGCGGCAGAAGGGACAGCCGCACCCGGATGGCGCCGCTGGAGATCGCGGGCATCCACACCGGCTTCCAGCGCGACGACATGCGCAGCTGGATCGGCTTCCACGACGGAGTGTCCAACCTGGAGAGCAGTGACCGAGAAGGGGTCATCTCCATCGGCGACGCCGAGGCCGGCTCCGACGCCTGGACCGTCGGCGGCACCTATCTCGTCTTCCTCAGACTCGCCGTCGATCTCGACCAGTGGCACCATCTGCCGCGCGCCCAACAGGAGTTGCTGGTCGGCCGGGACAAGCTCACCGGCGCCCCGCTCACCGGCACGGACCCCGAGGGGCTGCCCGTACCGGCCGCCGGCTGCCCGGTGGCCGGAACCACCGAGGTCACCCAGGCCGGCAACAAGGACTTCATCGAGCCGGGCCCCACCGACGACCCCGTGCTGCTCGCCACCCACGTCCGCCGGGTCAACCTGAGCGGCGGCGACGCCCCCGACCTGGCCGGCTCGCTGCGGATGTTCCGCCAGGGCCACGAGTTCTTCGAACCCGTCGCGGCCGCGCCCGGCTTCCGCGTCGGCCTGAACTTCATCAGCTTCCAGGACCGCCCCGACCGGGTGCTGCGCGTACTCACCCAGCGCGGCTGGCTGGGCGGCGTCAACTTCGGCGGGCAGCCCGACCAGGACGGTCCGGCGGGCCGGCTGCTGACCGTACGGGCCGGCGGCACCTACCTCGTCCCGCCGGTGCGGGACGCCGCTCCCTATCCGGGAGCCGAGGTCTTCGGGTGA
- a CDS encoding radical SAM/SPASM domain-containing protein, giving the protein MSVFLQIGRRPPEPEPEREPESGPDSTPPGLPAETRVFRSAHGAHLFVADGSRIYDLPEATAARLEAWTAAAGAAAHDPAADTALAAELGLPLWGGAGVPAPRIDGTPAAVPPLASLSLNVMQACNLSCGHCYADEGRFGGSARAMPRATAFAAVDRLLSEAAPGAGVVVGFMGGEPLLARELVHEVVGYATRAGADTGHAVRFALTTNLTTVRPEDAELFAAHPFTVAVSLDGDRAGHDALRTAPGGGSAYDRLRAGLDVLNRHGRPRHLSARVSVTPYTGRLKDVLEHGIALGFDEVGFAAVVSAPDPAYEIGASAFAGFLEQMTECGEAALAALAAGRPYPFGNFQTAMYELHTGGHRPYPCGAGAGYLSASAEGGLYACHRLVDDPAFRMGSVAGGSDRAARAEHLAARHVDRAEPCRSCWARYLCGGGCYHEVARRGRPGCDYIRGWLAFCLRAYVELTESAPEFFRLTTPSDLPGDPAGLAR; this is encoded by the coding sequence GTGAGCGTCTTCCTCCAGATCGGCCGCCGCCCCCCGGAGCCGGAGCCGGAGCGGGAGCCGGAATCGGGCCCGGACAGCACTCCCCCGGGCCTCCCCGCCGAGACCAGGGTCTTCCGCAGCGCTCACGGAGCCCACCTGTTCGTGGCCGACGGAAGCCGGATCTACGACCTTCCCGAGGCCACCGCCGCCCGACTGGAGGCCTGGACGGCAGCTGCGGGCGCGGCGGCCCACGACCCGGCTGCGGACACCGCCCTCGCCGCCGAACTGGGACTGCCCCTGTGGGGCGGGGCGGGAGTCCCCGCCCCGCGCATCGACGGCACCCCCGCCGCGGTACCCCCGCTCGCCTCCCTCTCGCTCAACGTGATGCAGGCCTGCAACCTCAGCTGCGGGCACTGCTACGCCGACGAGGGCAGGTTCGGCGGCTCCGCCCGGGCCATGCCCCGCGCGACCGCCTTCGCCGCTGTGGACCGGCTCCTCTCCGAAGCCGCACCCGGAGCCGGAGTCGTCGTCGGCTTCATGGGAGGCGAACCGCTCCTCGCCCGCGAACTGGTCCATGAGGTGGTCGGCTACGCGACCCGGGCCGGCGCCGACACCGGGCACGCGGTCCGCTTCGCCCTCACCACCAACCTCACCACCGTCCGGCCCGAGGACGCCGAGCTGTTCGCCGCGCACCCGTTCACCGTGGCCGTCAGCCTCGACGGCGACCGCGCCGGCCACGACGCGCTGCGCACGGCGCCCGGCGGGGGCAGCGCGTACGACCGGCTGCGCGCCGGGCTGGACGTGCTGAACCGGCACGGGCGGCCGCGCCACCTGTCGGCCCGGGTCAGCGTGACCCCGTACACCGGGCGGCTGAAGGACGTCCTGGAGCACGGGATCGCCCTCGGCTTCGACGAGGTCGGCTTCGCCGCGGTCGTCAGCGCCCCCGACCCCGCCTACGAGATCGGCGCGAGCGCCTTCGCCGGATTCCTGGAGCAGATGACCGAATGCGGCGAGGCGGCGCTGGCCGCGCTCGCCGCGGGCCGGCCGTACCCCTTCGGCAACTTCCAGACCGCGATGTACGAACTCCACACCGGCGGTCACCGCCCCTACCCCTGCGGCGCCGGCGCCGGCTACCTCAGCGCCTCCGCCGAGGGCGGCCTGTACGCCTGCCACCGGCTCGTGGACGACCCGGCGTTCCGGATGGGCTCCGTCGCCGGGGGATCCGACCGCGCCGCGCGGGCCGAGCACCTCGCGGCCCGCCACGTGGACCGGGCGGAACCCTGCCGGTCCTGCTGGGCCCGCTACCTGTGCGGCGGCGGCTGCTACCACGAGGTCGCCCGGCGAGGCCGCCCCGGCTGCGACTACATCCGCGGCTGGCTGGCCTTCTGCCTGCGCGCGTACGTCGAACTCACCGAGAGCGCACCGGAGTTCTTCCGCCTGACGACTCCGTCCGACCTGCCCGGCGATCCTGCCGGACTGGCCCGCTGA
- a CDS encoding ferritin-like domain-containing protein, protein MNNPIPGSVDLPVPEGKVFPRNLTARADYAVPGNPSGSRPESGVDNCFPGLEFDQRNLEKAFFPGLLFDFHHERGSRLIGVTKDAPSVLDLTSADLGAGIAADPWRLHLWAVCGRTTVDQTESQAPVFHATARTGLALWRHVHDLLPGRIAILLGPTPGSLSPGANIVPDGLNAWRMQNETTVERDANGRVEAAVLIADRADYLDPDGVIDPDVYLPGELTRSLCAPWQYDFRECGCYYWAASKPDISASPDGRFRPLNFQRSDRTLPPPKLDTPNYADREGDELDHPALITNWNVLPVVLNGREDDILGPGTPFEVEEMTREEVIEELERLADVEHALCLEYLYAHYSLNAPTALAPGTNPESPIAQFHAAATEVFSVAVDEMRHLRWVNEVLGVLGRPHKLDPPPLGMPIQPQSGQVFELERLTAAQLDWFIKVESTSAELNPDGIDGMYIRLHHTIEKRPDLFPQADRLSHLIKLIIDEGVDHFERFKAIKGHLAEFSEDEYLRRLDKTPDPLDQRLLQLADLNYAVLLGTMKETMALGDSAGGVLIEHARRAMTNLHEVNHLLASRGVAPASRPPSPPSSRRSPTVRPPSPPPGPPGNCKRPSARSTAPACAA, encoded by the coding sequence GTGAACAACCCGATCCCCGGCAGCGTGGACCTCCCCGTACCCGAGGGGAAGGTCTTCCCCCGCAACCTCACCGCACGGGCCGATTACGCGGTCCCGGGAAACCCGTCCGGCTCCCGCCCGGAAAGCGGGGTGGACAACTGCTTCCCCGGTCTCGAATTCGACCAGCGGAACCTGGAGAAGGCCTTCTTCCCCGGCCTGCTGTTCGACTTCCACCACGAGCGGGGCTCCCGGTTGATCGGCGTCACCAAGGACGCCCCGTCCGTACTCGACCTCACCAGCGCAGACCTGGGCGCGGGCATCGCGGCCGACCCGTGGCGGCTCCACCTGTGGGCGGTGTGCGGGCGGACCACCGTGGACCAGACGGAGTCGCAGGCCCCGGTGTTCCACGCCACCGCCCGCACCGGCCTCGCCCTCTGGCGCCACGTCCACGACCTGCTGCCGGGCCGGATCGCCATCCTGCTCGGACCCACCCCGGGCAGCCTGTCCCCGGGCGCGAACATCGTGCCCGACGGTCTCAACGCCTGGCGTATGCAGAACGAGACCACCGTGGAGCGCGATGCCAACGGGAGGGTGGAGGCGGCCGTCCTGATCGCCGACCGGGCCGACTACCTGGACCCCGACGGAGTCATCGATCCCGATGTCTACCTGCCGGGAGAGCTCACCCGCAGCCTGTGCGCCCCCTGGCAGTACGACTTCCGCGAATGCGGCTGCTACTACTGGGCCGCTTCCAAACCCGATATCTCGGCCAGCCCCGACGGCCGGTTCCGCCCCCTCAACTTCCAGCGCTCGGACCGCACCCTGCCCCCGCCCAAGCTGGACACCCCGAACTACGCCGACCGGGAGGGCGACGAACTCGACCACCCCGCACTGATCACCAACTGGAACGTGCTGCCCGTCGTCCTCAACGGCCGCGAGGACGACATCCTGGGCCCGGGCACCCCGTTCGAGGTCGAAGAGATGACCCGCGAGGAGGTGATCGAGGAACTGGAGCGGCTCGCCGACGTCGAGCACGCCCTGTGCCTGGAATACCTGTACGCGCACTACTCGCTGAACGCCCCGACCGCACTCGCCCCCGGCACGAACCCCGAGTCGCCCATCGCGCAGTTCCACGCGGCCGCGACCGAGGTGTTCTCGGTCGCGGTGGACGAGATGCGTCACCTGCGATGGGTCAACGAGGTGCTCGGCGTGCTCGGCAGGCCGCACAAACTCGACCCGCCGCCCCTCGGCATGCCCATTCAGCCCCAGTCCGGGCAGGTCTTCGAGCTGGAGCGGCTCACGGCCGCCCAGCTGGACTGGTTCATCAAGGTGGAGAGCACCAGCGCCGAGCTCAACCCGGACGGCATCGACGGCATGTACATCCGCCTCCACCACACGATCGAAAAGCGGCCCGACCTGTTCCCGCAGGCCGACCGCCTCTCCCACCTGATCAAACTCATCATCGACGAGGGCGTGGACCACTTCGAGCGGTTCAAAGCGATCAAGGGGCACCTCGCGGAATTCTCCGAGGACGAGTACCTTCGCAGGCTCGACAAGACCCCGGACCCGCTGGACCAGCGGCTCCTGCAACTCGCGGACCTCAACTACGCCGTACTGCTCGGCACGATGAAGGAGACCATGGCCCTGGGTGACAGCGCCGGAGGCGTGCTGATCGAACACGCCCGGCGGGCCATGACCAACCTCCATGAGGTCAACCACCTCCTCGCCTCCCGCGGGGTCGCCCCCGCTTCCAGACCCCCCAGCCCACCGTCGTCGCGGCGCTCGCCGACGGTCAGGCCACCCTCGCCGCCGCCCGGGCCGCCCGGCAACTGCAAGAGACCGTCGGCTCGCTCGACGGCGCCGGCCTGCGCGGCATGA
- a CDS encoding NAD(P)-binding protein, with product MRPTTVAIAGSGLAELTCAWLLAARGHRVRLRPRPAGGPRPLLLGDDTLALLHALWGTEAADGPAADSHRLTHRHARWTQDRDADPPLPQPAAVVDGARLARRLLARLADRYPDAVSEEPDPAGPPDPQARPDARVPPVPPDPTVPQWTVTATPPGRAGAYRTAGRRHLLAGEAPCAAGQDDTTARLERTDDAWLHLTPLGDGNALLQAMVPGPVGHPARHLGRLLAHSPLAARLAQAPATAVALPAAPRLHRAPATPPAGRTPGLLLVGAGAIRYDPLSGTGTAQALRTAVLAAAVIDSAAAGTPADRLCAHYTARLRTAFRDHLATCARLYPQAFPTPAWQHELDACRSG from the coding sequence GTGAGGCCGACCACCGTCGCGATCGCCGGATCCGGACTCGCCGAACTGACCTGCGCCTGGCTGCTCGCGGCGCGCGGCCACCGGGTCCGGCTCCGGCCGCGCCCGGCCGGCGGGCCCCGCCCGCTGCTGCTGGGCGACGACACACTTGCGCTGCTCCACGCGCTGTGGGGCACCGAGGCGGCGGACGGGCCGGCCGCCGACAGCCACCGCCTCACCCACCGGCACGCCCGCTGGACTCAGGACCGCGACGCCGACCCGCCCCTGCCGCAGCCCGCGGCGGTCGTGGACGGCGCGCGGCTCGCCCGGCGGCTGCTGGCCCGCCTCGCGGACCGGTACCCGGACGCCGTGTCGGAGGAACCGGACCCGGCGGGACCGCCCGACCCGCAGGCGCGGCCCGACGCGCGGGTCCCGCCCGTACCGCCTGACCCGACCGTCCCGCAGTGGACCGTCACCGCCACCCCGCCCGGCCGGGCCGGCGCGTACCGGACGGCCGGTCGACGACACCTGCTGGCCGGGGAGGCGCCCTGCGCGGCCGGGCAGGACGACACCACCGCCCGCCTGGAGCGCACCGACGACGCCTGGCTCCACCTCACCCCGCTCGGCGACGGCAACGCCCTGCTCCAGGCGATGGTCCCCGGCCCGGTCGGGCACCCGGCGCGACACCTCGGCCGCCTCCTCGCGCACAGCCCCCTGGCAGCGCGACTCGCGCAGGCGCCCGCCACCGCCGTCGCCCTGCCCGCCGCACCCCGCCTCCACCGCGCCCCGGCGACCCCGCCGGCCGGCCGGACCCCCGGCCTGCTCCTCGTCGGCGCGGGCGCCATCCGCTACGACCCCCTCAGCGGCACCGGTACCGCCCAGGCCCTGCGTACGGCCGTCCTGGCCGCCGCCGTGATCGACTCCGCCGCCGCAGGCACCCCGGCGGACCGGCTGTGCGCCCACTACACGGCCCGCCTGCGCACCGCGTTCCGCGACCACCTCGCCACCTGCGCCCGGCTCTACCCCCAGGCGTTCCCCACCCCCGCGTGGCAGCACGAGCTCGACGCCTGCCGGTCGGGGTGA